The following nucleotide sequence is from Actinomycetota bacterium.
GGTGGCGTTGACCCCTCGCAGCAGCACTCCCTGGTTGCGGACGTCACGGAAGCCCATGTCGTGCAGGGCCCCGGCGGCCTTGGCGACCAGCGGGGTGAGCTGGTTGGCGTGGTTGACGTGGGTGTGCAGGGCCAGGTCGACGCCGCGGTCGTTGGCCTTGGCGGCCAGGCGGGCCAGGCCGGCCAGGACGTCGTCCTGGAGGAAGTGCTGGGGCAGGCCCATCAGCCCCTTGGAGGCCAGCCGGATGTCGCGGATGTTGTCGATGTCGAGCAGGGCCGACACGAACTGCTCCAGGACCCGGATGGGCAGGTTGGCCACGTCGCCGCCGGACACGACCACGTCGCGCACGCTCGGGGTGCGGCGCAGGTAGTCGAGGATCTGCTCGTGACGGGCCGGCTGCTTGATCTCGAACTTGTACTTGGCCACCTGCGGGGTCGAGTTGCCGACCAGGTCCATGCGGGTGCAGTGGCCGCAGTACTGGGGGCAGGTGGGCAGCAGCTCGGCCAGGACCTTGGTGGGGTAGCGGTGGGTCAGGCCCTCCACCGCCCACATGTCGGCCTCGTGCAGGCTGTCGCGGGCCGACAGCGGGTGGCTGGGCCACTCGGGGTCGCGGTCGTCGAAGGCCGGGAGCATGTAGCGGCGCACCGGGTCGGCCCACAGGTCCCGCTCGTCCATGGTGTTGAGCATCTGGGGCGGGAGCAGCATCGACATGGTGGCCCGCTCGGCCTGGTCCCGCTCGACCGAGGCGAGCAGGTCGGCCGGGAACAGATCGCCGTACACGGCCAGCAGCTGGCGGAGGTTCTTGACGGTGTGGGCCCGCTGCCACTGGGCCGTCTCCCACTCGGCCCGGGTCACGTCCCTGAAGCCGGGGAGCCGGGTCCAGTCCGGCTCGGTCCACTCGCGCTCGAGCGGGTAGGTGAACGGCTGGGAGGCCGCGTGGGCCTTCGGGACACGGGAGAAGAAGGGTCCGGGATTGGTGGTCTGCGCCATCGGTGGTGCCTTTGCGTCCGCAGGTGCCTGCTCGGCCTACCGGCAGGGTCCTTCGCAACCTGGGCCCGCTCCGGCTGGGCCCTAGGCCGGCGCTGGCCCGGGACGGTGGACCCGTCGACCGGGGGCGGCGCGGCCGCGATGCCACGATAGCAGACGGGGCATGGGCGCAGAACTGCTTGGAGCCGCCTTCGGCGGCGGCCCAGTCCACTCCGACCGCCAGAATCGGCGGTCGGCTAGAGCCGGTCCAGCACCTGGGCGTAGCCGCGTTCGTAGCTGACCACGTCGGGCAGGAGCACGTGGAAGGCGGCCCCGCCGCCCCAGCGCTCGTCGACCCAGGCGTGGCCGCCGTGGAGGGCCGCGAACCGGGCCACCAGGGACAGGCCGATGCCGACGCCGCGGGCGTGGGCCATGGTCGGGGCGGGCTGGCCGTTCCCGCCGCGCCGGAACGCCTCGAAGATGGTGCCGGCGAGCTCGGCCGGCACCCCGGGTCCGGCGTCCTCGACGATCAGCTCCAGGTCGGCCCCCTTGGCCAGCGCCTTGACCCACACCCGGGTGCCAGGAGGCGTGTGCCGGGTGGTGTTGAGCAGGAGGTTCTCGACGATCCGCTCGACCTTGGGCCCGTCGATGAACGCCTGGATGGGCTCGGCCTCGATGTCGATCGGCCAGCCGGCGAGCTGGTCGACCTCGGTGACCACCCGGTGGACGAGCTCGCGGACGTCGGTGAGGGAGCGGTTGGGCTCCAGCACGCCCTCCTCGAGCCGATTGAGGTCGAGCAGGTCCTTGAGCAGCCGCTCCAGCTTCCGGGTCTTCTCGACCAGCATCGCGACCAGGTCAAGGGCCTGCTCCCGGGGCAGGTTGAGCCGGGTCCGCTCCAGGGTGACGGCGACCCCGAGCATGGCCGTGAGCGGGGTGCGCAGGTCGTGGGAGACGGCCCGCAGGAAGGTGTCCTTCATGTCGTCGGCGGCCCGCAGCCGGTCGGCCGCCTCGAGCTCGCGGCGCAGGCCGTCCTTGAGCTCCTGCTCGCGCTCGGACAGCTGCTCCACGGTGGCCCGGAGGCGGGCGTTGAGCTGGCGGTTCTCGATCAGGGCGACGATCTGCCGGGAGATGACCAGCAGCCCGATCATGGTGCCGGTGTAGACCAGGAACGGCTCGAACTCGCCGGTGACGATCTGGATGATCAGGGCGGTGACGGCGGCCACGACCAGCGGCGCGTACGGCAGGGCGAGCCGGGTGATCGACGGCTCCTCCTCGTCGTCGGTGCGGCGCAGCTCGGCCACGGTGGGCTTGAGGGCGGTGACGGCCAGCAGCAGCCAGCCCACCACCCAGCCGGCGTCGACCATGGCCCCGGTGGTGTAGGTGTCGGTTGGGATCCTGTAGGCGAAGCCGAGGTCGGCGATGAGCAGGGAGAACACCGCGGCGGCGATCATCGACAGGTGGATGACGCCGCGGCCGCGGGAGCGGGTGAGCAGCACCAGCACGATGGTCCCGGTCACGATGTCGCCCAGCGGGTAGGCCAGGCAGATGGCCCGCTCCAGGGTCGAGCTGGTGCCGTTGTCGCGGAAGGCGTCGCCGAGCACGGTGGCCCAGCCGAGGAACAGCAGGGAGGCGGCGATCAGCAGGCCGTCGAGCAGGGTCCGCAGGCGGGCCGTGGCCCGCATCGGGGCGATCGGGAAGGCCAGCACCCCGGCGATCAGCAGCGGCACCGCGGTCAGGTAGCCGACGTCGGCCAGCGACGGCACGCCCGGCTCCTCGCCGGTGCGCCATTCCAGGTAGGTCCAGATGACCTGGCCGAGGCCCCAGGCCAGGGCGGCCGAGCCGAGCAGGCGCCAGACGCGGTGCAGGGAGGCGGTCCAGGCCCGGCCGAAGCCGTAGGGGGTGCGGGTGGCGGCGCTGAAGCAGGCGCTGGCGGCGATCAGGGCGGTGCCCGCCTGGAAGAGGTTGCTGGCCAAGGTGGTGGTCGCCGAGCCGCCGATCCCGAGCCCGACCCAGACCAGGAACACGGCCGCCGCCAGCGCCGCGACGACGGTGACCAGGCCGAAGCTGCGCAGCTCCTTCCGGTCCTTGGCCTTGACCGTCACGGTTTCACCACGGGGCCCCACGAATGAGCTCGAAGCTGTGCAGTTCCTGAATGTCGCCAAAAGGGTGCAAGGCGAGTCCATACGATACACGAGCAGAGGGCGACGTTCCCGTCACCTGGTCACGAAGAACTAGGTATCCGGCGAGGTTGTCCTGCTCGACCATCGCCACCTTTCCCCCACGTTCCCAACCGCCAAACTCTACATCGTCGCGACAAGGGCGACCTAGACGCTTGGTTCTTGCCTGAACATAGCTGTCACTAACATCTTGGGGCGGCATTCTCGGCCATGACGTGCCAACATGGAAGGCCGCGCACGTCCCCGGGACGGGAGCCGCCCTTTGCACCGACCGCCACCGCCGTCCGCGCCCTTCGTCCGCCGCCTGCGGGCCGGAGGCGCCGCCGCGGTGGCGCTGCTGGTCTGGGCCGTCGCGGCGCCCGCGTTCACCCCGGGCGGGGCCCTGGCCGCCGGGCCGGTGGCCGCGACGGCCGGAGGCGCCATCGCGACCGGTGACCCCGACCCCGCCGAGTGGGCCCGTCTGCGCGTCCTGGCCTGGCAGCGGGGACGCGAGGCGGCGGCCACGGCCGGACGCGACCGGGCGGCGGCCCGGCGGGCGGCCGAGGGAGCCGGCGCCACCGCCACGCCCGCCTCCTGGGTGGTCCCGGCCGGAGGCGGCGCCACCATCCCCGCCCTCACCCTGCGCGCCTACCGCGAGGCCGCCGCCTGGGCGGCCGGGTTCGACCCGGACTGCCGGCTCTCCTGGACGGTCCTGGCCGGCATCGGCCGCATCGAGTCCAACCACGGCCTGTTCGGGGGGCCGGCGACCAGGTTCAGCGCGGCCGGGACGGTGAGCCCGAGGATCACCGGCCCGCCACTGGACGGCCGCGGGGTGGCCCGCATCCCCGACAGCGACGATGGCCGCTGGGACGGGGACGCGACCTGGGACCGGGCGGTCGGGCCGATGCAGTTCCTCCCGACGACCTGGCGGTCTCTGGGCCGCGACGGCAACGCCGACCGGGTCGCCGACCCCAACAACCTGTTCGACGCCGCGGTGAGCGCCGCCGGGTACCTGTGCCTGAGCGGCGACGGCGACCTGGTCGACCCGGCCCGGCTGCGCCAGGCGATCTACGCCTACAACCACTCCTCGTCGTACGTGGATGCGGTGCTCGGCTGGGCCCGCCTCTACCAGGGCGGGGTCACGGCCGGCCCGGCCGTGCCCGCCGGCCCGCCGGCCCCGGCCACGACCGCCGGACCGCCGGCCACCGGGGTGGGTGGCCAGCCCACCACGACCACCCGGGCGACCACCACCACCGACCCGCCGACCACGACCCGGCCGACCTCCACCACCCGCCGGCCGACCACCACCACCGAGCCGCCCACCACCACCCGTCCGCCGACGACCACCCCGACCACCGGCGCGCCCACGACCACCACCGAGCCGTGCCAGCCGACCACCACCAGCACCACCACCGACGGCTCGACGACCACGTCGTCGACCACCACCACGACCACGGCACCCGGCGGCTCGACCACCACCACGACGACGCTGCCGCCCTGCGAGGGGGCCTAGCGCGCCAGCTCGGCCTCCAGCAGCGGCTGGGCCCAGTCCAGGAACAGGGCGAGCATGTAGGGCGTCTCCGGCCAGGCGCGGCGGGCCGGACGGGTCAGGGTTCCCCAGAGGGAGCCACCGACCCCGGCCCCGTAGACGTCGTTGAATCGGTCGATGCGCCGGACCCAGCCCGGCCACCAGGTGGGGTCCCAGGCGATGCCGCCGCCGGACCGGCGGAAGGCGAGGCGGTTGACCGAGGCGAACGCCCGCCAGCGCCAGCGCATGCCGGGCGGCCGCCCCGGGCGGCCCAGGTAGTAGGCGCGCAGGGCGGCCGAGAGGGGCTGGCCGGCGGCCAGGGCCCACTGGGCGCGCACGGCGAACACGTCGACGTCGCCGAGCAGGTCGGCGTCGGGCGCCGACATCAGGTAGTAGGCGTCCCGGTCGGGCGCGGGCAGCGGGCGCGACACCCTGGGGTCGGGGGCGCCCTCGAGGTGCCTGGTGGTCCAGACCGAGGCCATGCCGACGTCGGCCACCCAGCCGGTGGCGTCGATGTTGGGCACCCCGTAGGCCGAGAAGGGCACGGTCGTGCGGGGGTGGAGCAGGGCCTCCAGCCCGAGGAACAGGTGGCCGATGTCGATCTGCTCGCCCGAGGGGAGCAGCACGTAGGGGGCCGGGTTGTCGCCCATGCCGTTCTCGTCGGCCCGGGCCGTCAGGTGGCGGTGGGCGGTCCGGCCCAGCCGCGAGTTCCCGTGGAGGGTTCGGCCCCCGTGGGCGCGGGAGTCGGGTAGCAGCTGGGAGACGAGGAAGCCCGAGTAGTAGGTGTTGCGGACGCGCGACAGGAGGTCGGCTGGGCTGTCCTCGGGGAAGGCGCGCTCCGCCTCCTCCAGGTAGGCGACGAAGCGGTCGACCGGGATGACCGCCTCCGGCCCGGTCAGGGCGGCCGCCCGCGGCCGCGGGTGTGCCGTCCGCCGGGACCAGAGGCGCGAGGCGGTGCGGCCCCGGCCCAGCTCGGCCGCGCGCTTGGTCGCCGCCCACAGGCCGCGGCCCCGGCCGAGCGCCGAGCGGTCGGCCCGGACGTGGTGGACGGCGGGGAACAGGGTCCGGATGTCCGGGACGTGGAGCGGGATCGAGCCCGCCAGCTCCGCGATCCCGGCGGGCCGCGAGAGCACGACGCGCAGCGGTGGGGGAGCGACCGGGAGGTCGGCCAGTGCCCGCTCGGCCTGCTGCTCCATCGCAGTTCTCCGGGCTCGGGTTCCCACCACGGGTTCGGTCGACGGACCCGTCTCAGACAAGCATGCCGATCAACGCTGAATCAGGCAATCTCGTACAAGAAAATATGTAGAAACCGTAACGAACGCGCTAGACCAGGCGGCGGTCGCTGGCCCAGCGGGTCAGCTCGTGGCGGCTGGACAGCTGCAGCTTGCGCAGCACCGACGACACGTGGGTCTCGACCGTCTTCACCGACAGGTGCAGGCGGCGCGCGACCTCCTTGTAGGTGAAGCCCCGGGCGATGTGGCGCAGGACCTCGCGTTCGCGGGCGGTGAGCTGATCCAGCTCCGGGTCGACGACGCCGGTGAGGTCGCCGTGGAAGGCGTCGAGCACGAACCCGGCCAGGCGGGGAGAGAAGACGGCGTCGCCGCTCTGGACCCGGCGGATGGCGGCGGCCAGGTCGTGCGGGGAGATGGTCTTGGTGACGTAGCCGCGGGCGCCGGCCCGGATCACCCCGATCACGTCCTCGGCCGCGTCCGACACCGACAGGGCCAGGAAGCGGATGTCCTGGTCGGTCTGGCGGACCGCCTCCAGGACGGCCCGGCCGCCGCCGCCGGGCAGGTGCACGTCCAGCAGCACCACGTCTGGCCGGGTGCGCCGGATGCCGTCGACGGCCGCGTCCACCTCGCCGGCCTCGCCCACGATCTCGAACTCGCCTCCCAGCTCGGCCCGGAGCCCCGAGAGGAAGAAGTGGTGGTCGTCGACCAAAAAGACGCGTGTCACGATGACTGGCTCCTCGGCAGGCGCAGCTGGACCTCGGTGCCCTCG
It contains:
- a CDS encoding lysine 2,3-aminomutase; the protein is MAQTTNPGPFFSRVPKAHAASQPFTYPLEREWTEPDWTRLPGFRDVTRAEWETAQWQRAHTVKNLRQLLAVYGDLFPADLLASVERDQAERATMSMLLPPQMLNTMDERDLWADPVRRYMLPAFDDRDPEWPSHPLSARDSLHEADMWAVEGLTHRYPTKVLAELLPTCPQYCGHCTRMDLVGNSTPQVAKYKFEIKQPARHEQILDYLRRTPSVRDVVVSGGDVANLPIRVLEQFVSALLDIDNIRDIRLASKGLMGLPQHFLQDDVLAGLARLAAKANDRGVDLALHTHVNHANQLTPLVAKAAGALHDMGFRDVRNQGVLLRGVNAT
- a CDS encoding ATP-binding protein, with the translated sequence MTVKAKDRKELRSFGLVTVVAALAAAVFLVWVGLGIGGSATTTLASNLFQAGTALIAASACFSAATRTPYGFGRAWTASLHRVWRLLGSAALAWGLGQVIWTYLEWRTGEEPGVPSLADVGYLTAVPLLIAGVLAFPIAPMRATARLRTLLDGLLIAASLLFLGWATVLGDAFRDNGTSSTLERAICLAYPLGDIVTGTIVLVLLTRSRGRGVIHLSMIAAAVFSLLIADLGFAYRIPTDTYTTGAMVDAGWVVGWLLLAVTALKPTVAELRRTDDEEEPSITRLALPYAPLVVAAVTALIIQIVTGEFEPFLVYTGTMIGLLVISRQIVALIENRQLNARLRATVEQLSEREQELKDGLRRELEAADRLRAADDMKDTFLRAVSHDLRTPLTAMLGVAVTLERTRLNLPREQALDLVAMLVEKTRKLERLLKDLLDLNRLEEGVLEPNRSLTDVRELVHRVVTEVDQLAGWPIDIEAEPIQAFIDGPKVERIVENLLLNTTRHTPPGTRVWVKALAKGADLELIVEDAGPGVPAELAGTIFEAFRRGGNGQPAPTMAHARGVGIGLSLVARFAALHGGHAWVDERWGGGAAFHVLLPDVVSYERGYAQVLDRL
- a CDS encoding lytic transglycosylase domain-containing protein, translating into MHRPPPPSAPFVRRLRAGGAAAVALLVWAVAAPAFTPGGALAAGPVAATAGGAIATGDPDPAEWARLRVLAWQRGREAAATAGRDRAAARRAAEGAGATATPASWVVPAGGGATIPALTLRAYREAAAWAAGFDPDCRLSWTVLAGIGRIESNHGLFGGPATRFSAAGTVSPRITGPPLDGRGVARIPDSDDGRWDGDATWDRAVGPMQFLPTTWRSLGRDGNADRVADPNNLFDAAVSAAGYLCLSGDGDLVDPARLRQAIYAYNHSSSYVDAVLGWARLYQGGVTAGPAVPAGPPAPATTAGPPATGVGGQPTTTTRATTTTDPPTTTRPTSTTRRPTTTTEPPTTTRPPTTTPTTGAPTTTTEPCQPTTTSTTTDGSTTTSSTTTTTTAPGGSTTTTTTLPPCEGA
- a CDS encoding response regulator transcription factor; the encoded protein is MTRVFLVDDHHFFLSGLRAELGGEFEIVGEAGEVDAAVDGIRRTRPDVVLLDVHLPGGGGRAVLEAVRQTDQDIRFLALSVSDAAEDVIGVIRAGARGYVTKTISPHDLAAAIRRVQSGDAVFSPRLAGFVLDAFHGDLTGVVDPELDQLTAREREVLRHIARGFTYKEVARRLHLSVKTVETHVSSVLRKLQLSSRHELTRWASDRRLV